The Lacrimispora xylanolytica genome has a segment encoding these proteins:
- a CDS encoding response regulator: MKAMIVDDEELARSRLSILLAEVEDITLCGSFGTAAEGLNYIEKQPVDVVFLDITMPEMDGLEFANLLLERGHSASVVFVTGYGEYALEAFELEASDYLLKPISRERLAKTINRLTKMKRMEASRLYITCFGGFRVSVQEEGGHVISWRSPKVEELFAYLVWKGSVSRDEIADTLWEGFTLDKAMKNLNSTVYYIRKALQQYGLEDCLITTRKQISLDSKRVFCDLYEFQQMQNSAWKTEKDLERLSELYRGGLFQGKTYEWSFGKAQTLEKSMISNLLKAGEKREQLKLEEEAEQLYLRALELDPFHEIACGRLLNFYMRLGRKEKEKQLRKEIEKLFSDDAPPPLLIFKNRL; the protein is encoded by the coding sequence ATGAAGGCAATGATAGTAGACGATGAAGAGCTGGCTCGCAGCCGCCTTTCCATTTTACTGGCAGAGGTAGAGGATATTACTCTTTGCGGCTCCTTTGGCACGGCGGCAGAGGGACTTAATTACATTGAGAAGCAACCTGTGGATGTGGTTTTTCTGGATATCACCATGCCGGAGATGGACGGCCTGGAGTTTGCAAATCTCCTGTTGGAGCGGGGGCACTCTGCCAGTGTTGTATTTGTTACCGGTTACGGAGAGTATGCACTGGAGGCCTTTGAGCTGGAAGCATCGGATTATCTCCTTAAGCCTATTAGCAGGGAGCGTTTGGCAAAAACCATAAATCGTCTTACCAAGATGAAACGGATGGAAGCCAGCCGTCTTTATATCACCTGTTTTGGAGGATTTCGTGTTTCCGTACAGGAGGAAGGTGGACACGTCATCAGCTGGCGGTCTCCAAAGGTAGAGGAGCTGTTTGCCTATCTGGTCTGGAAGGGCAGCGTCAGCCGGGATGAAATTGCAGATACCTTGTGGGAAGGCTTTACCTTAGATAAGGCCATGAAAAATTTAAATTCCACGGTCTATTACATCCGTAAGGCCCTGCAGCAGTATGGGTTAGAGGATTGCCTCATAACCACCCGAAAACAGATTTCCCTAGATTCCAAACGAGTTTTTTGTGATTTATATGAGTTTCAGCAGATGCAGAATTCAGCGTGGAAAACGGAAAAAGACCTGGAACGGCTGAGTGAACTTTACCGGGGAGGCCTGTTTCAGGGGAAAACATATGAGTGGTCCTTTGGAAAAGCGCAGACTCTTGAAAAAAGCATGATATCCAATCTGTTAAAAGCAGGAGAAAAAAGGGAGCAGCTAAAGCTTGAGGAAGAGGCAGAGCAGCTCTATCTTCGCGCCCTGGAGCTGGATCCCTTTCACGAGATTGCCTGTGGCCGGCTTTTGAATTTTTATATGCGGCTTGGAAGAAAAGAAAAAGAAAAGCAGCTTCGAAAGGAGATCGAGAAGCTGTTTTCCGACGATGCACCGCCCCCGCTGTTGATTTTTAAAAATCGTTTATAA
- a CDS encoding 2-keto-3-deoxygluconate permease — protein MMQIPIKKTLDKIPGGMMVVPLFLGVIVNTFFPQFLELGGFTTALFSKSASQPILACFMFLIGSQIHFKLAPKAIKKGAILITGKFIVGAGIGILVGKIFGPAGVLGLSPLAVLSALTNCNGGLYASLASQYGDETDVGAYAILSIKDGPFFTLIALGASGLAVVPIKAVVAVMIPIVIGMILGNLDKDMRAFLGSSKLLLIPFFSFPLGAGMNLETIIKAGGPGIILGLVASFTGIGAYILLKLFREEPIIGLATGSTAGNAVATPEAVAMADPSLAVVAAAATAQVAAACVVSAITCPFIVSFVFKKLRDRQMKATQRTGVGGELAK, from the coding sequence ATGATGCAGATTCCAATAAAAAAGACCCTCGATAAAATTCCGGGCGGTATGATGGTAGTTCCTTTATTCTTAGGCGTTATCGTAAACACGTTTTTTCCACAGTTCTTAGAGTTGGGTGGATTTACAACAGCCCTGTTCAGTAAATCCGCTTCACAGCCCATTTTGGCTTGCTTTATGTTTTTAATCGGTTCCCAGATCCATTTTAAACTGGCTCCTAAGGCAATTAAAAAAGGTGCTATCCTGATTACAGGTAAGTTTATTGTAGGAGCAGGAATTGGTATTCTTGTTGGTAAGATCTTTGGCCCGGCGGGTGTTCTTGGTCTTTCCCCCTTAGCAGTTTTATCAGCACTGACAAACTGCAACGGCGGCCTTTATGCTTCCCTGGCATCCCAGTATGGAGATGAAACAGATGTAGGAGCATACGCTATCCTTTCCATTAAGGATGGTCCCTTCTTTACTCTAATTGCTCTTGGAGCCTCCGGTCTTGCCGTAGTTCCTATAAAAGCGGTAGTTGCAGTAATGATTCCAATTGTAATTGGTATGATATTAGGAAACCTGGATAAAGATATGAGAGCATTTTTAGGAAGCAGTAAGCTTTTACTTATTCCATTCTTTTCCTTCCCACTGGGTGCTGGAATGAATCTGGAGACCATTATAAAAGCAGGCGGCCCTGGAATTATCCTTGGTCTTGTGGCTTCCTTTACAGGAATCGGCGCTTACATTCTTTTAAAGCTGTTTCGGGAAGAACCGATTATTGGTCTTGCAACAGGCTCCACAGCTGGTAATGCAGTAGCAACACCTGAGGCAGTAGCAATGGCAGATCCTTCACTTGCAGTCGTAGCGGCAGCAGCAACGGCTCAGGTAGCAGCAGCCTGTGTTGTATCAGCCATTACCTGTCCCTTCATTGTATCTTTTGTATTTAAAAAGCTTAGGGATAGGCAGATGAAAGCGACCCAAAGAACCGGTGTGGGTGGTGAATTAGCCAAATAA
- a CDS encoding sensor histidine kinase, which produces MVKRSITALLMLFFFSSLLFLSMPKHIDRYVSNPRGVQGVIDLSNWNMDETKILRLDGEWEFYWNQLLTPEDFHSKAQPELSAYMQVPGLWNGTEIDGKKLPAFGCATYRLKLNHVPESEVLGLKRGNARFSSRVFANGYEIISDGVPAYQAKDYKSGNTPKLGFFQNDSENMEIIVQVANYEYMNSGIPVSLELGREDAMLYQHQKNNMLALGIFVILWTIAFLYLIFFVVARIKGIREYILPLFSLFCFVFALGNGLSDQRPLLFFFPDISFTLAFKMKDFFLSFNFITLMWVFHKFENGLLPLRPVKIISLLYGFYLMAVLLLPIHVYYEIHQVVMICNTIILLALLIRAVQLYIKEAKGLLLYVSVLAVNLYSLDCILFSLGLKANSGFSQVFMMIFAVVMILLLSMHYLTAISQLQTSVLRTQEAEIAFLRAQINPHFLYNALNSIAALCATAPEKAEEVVVELSQYLRRSFDFKRIDAMTTLGKELELLEAYLYIEKTRFGDRLNVEYDIDETLNIPIPPLILQPLVENAVRHGLMNNVLGGTVTISIKRQQEEAVFTIEDNGVGIEAVRISELLEEKPKSGGIGMWNINQRLHMLYNRGLTVCSEIGRGTRISFSLPLTKDKKPGKICRLRGGSHR; this is translated from the coding sequence TTGGTTAAACGATCCATTACAGCCCTTCTTATGCTATTCTTTTTCAGTTCCCTGCTTTTTCTGTCAATGCCAAAGCACATAGACCGGTATGTAAGTAATCCCCGGGGAGTGCAAGGAGTCATTGACTTATCCAATTGGAATATGGATGAGACCAAAATTCTGCGATTAGACGGAGAATGGGAATTCTATTGGAATCAACTCCTTACACCGGAAGATTTCCATTCAAAAGCCCAGCCTGAACTGTCTGCTTATATGCAGGTACCAGGATTATGGAACGGAACGGAAATTGACGGCAAAAAACTGCCGGCATTTGGCTGCGCCACCTATCGGCTCAAATTAAATCATGTTCCAGAAAGTGAAGTACTGGGGCTTAAGAGGGGCAATGCCCGATTTTCCAGCAGGGTCTTTGCTAACGGCTACGAAATAATCTCAGATGGAGTTCCGGCTTACCAGGCGAAGGATTATAAATCCGGGAATACACCTAAGCTTGGATTCTTTCAAAATGATAGTGAAAACATGGAGATTATTGTACAGGTAGCTAATTATGAATATATGAATTCCGGAATTCCTGTCTCCCTGGAGCTTGGCAGAGAAGATGCCATGCTGTATCAGCATCAGAAAAACAATATGCTGGCACTTGGGATTTTTGTAATTTTATGGACCATCGCATTTTTATACCTGATATTCTTTGTGGTCGCCCGGATTAAAGGAATCAGGGAATATATATTACCGCTGTTTTCCTTATTTTGTTTTGTGTTTGCACTTGGCAATGGATTATCCGATCAACGGCCTCTATTATTTTTCTTCCCTGATATCTCATTTACTCTGGCGTTTAAAATGAAGGATTTCTTTTTATCCTTTAATTTTATTACCCTGATGTGGGTGTTTCATAAGTTTGAAAATGGACTGTTGCCATTGCGTCCTGTGAAAATCATATCCTTACTATATGGATTCTATCTGATGGCGGTGCTGTTACTACCAATACACGTTTACTATGAAATACACCAGGTAGTCATGATCTGCAACACAATTATACTTTTGGCGCTGCTGATTCGTGCCGTACAATTATACATAAAAGAAGCAAAAGGGCTTTTGCTCTATGTTTCCGTGCTGGCAGTTAATCTGTATTCTCTTGATTGTATTTTGTTTTCTCTGGGATTAAAAGCCAATTCCGGCTTTTCCCAGGTATTTATGATGATTTTTGCTGTAGTAATGATCTTACTGCTATCTATGCATTATCTTACGGCAATCTCTCAGCTGCAAACCTCTGTTTTACGAACTCAGGAAGCGGAAATCGCTTTTTTAAGAGCTCAGATTAACCCCCATTTCTTGTATAATGCCTTAAATTCCATCGCTGCTTTATGTGCTACCGCACCGGAAAAGGCAGAAGAGGTGGTAGTGGAGCTATCTCAGTATTTAAGGCGCAGCTTTGATTTTAAGCGGATTGACGCCATGACCACCCTGGGAAAAGAACTGGAATTACTGGAAGCATATCTTTACATAGAGAAAACACGTTTCGGGGATCGGCTGAATGTAGAATATGACATCGATGAAACCTTAAATATTCCGATTCCTCCCCTTATTTTACAGCCTCTGGTTGAGAATGCAGTTCGACATGGGCTTATGAATAATGTTTTAGGCGGCACTGTAACCATATCCATAAAACGTCAGCAGGAAGAGGCGGTCTTTACGATTGAGGACAATGGCGTTGGAATAGAAGCGGTAAGAATCAGCGAGTTGCTGGAGGAAAAACCGAAGTCAGGTGGTATTGGGATGTGGAATATCAATCAAAGGCTTCACATGCTTTATAACAGAGGGCTGACCGTTTGCAGTGAAATCGGCCGTGGAACCAGGATTAGCTTTTCCCTGCCTCTGACAAAGGATAAAAAACCGGGAAAAATATGCCGTTTGAGAGGAGGCAGCCATAGATGA
- a CDS encoding S-layer homology domain-containing protein, producing MKKHRPFQRSLALALSMVMVLGGIPIPVSANVLPSENEQEIISFEPLAEETEYQSVPIGTKLRELDLPKKLMATIEITTTGEIPSETVEEPVEAPTEETETDGSSQEPTKPQEPEETNETETPDATSSNAFRAYSVSVDSFDENDTEITDVEETQVVEKIISVPVTWSPEQDFESDVAGDYIFEPTISDEYVIAAGVDLPTITVSVGNMMLRGNGWYKRTNVLDLTADMVMFQNAIGGMTGANPLDSDITITGEGWYWYLNGSEDYNYPEKTLLLDGINLDTADFKSLIVPEGTTIILADGSHNFINNTYAYTPELSVGISGDSLTIAGDGELYVTLGSTSSYGSIGIDSNSDFTLEDSKVYIRFNNSSENNYTLLTQDGGSGFTVYQSSNSGDYNIEATWDEIQRKYTYNGGTAVTAVMLVNGTSLHPAATISDKTVSGRAGKMLTGENDVTISILNDSLIELQENDNVSSWFSHLPIGLTATVKSFLPESVTIAFSGTPTVETDEVMNITIPADYLTNGMLPVTVNNNAKFYITGNNPRNSDLDLTAEVLTYANTSGGIGNASPITDNITNTSEGWSWYLYGDEVAGYPGRTLVLDGLNLHGKIKLPSNATILLADGSLSSALAPTNVIEGTQVTIKGSGQLIVEGTSTEGTTGIRTTTLTIEDGIVRVSAPLATNGFIINTSTLNITGGTLYAKSNIGGYAVGLLNLTPNQGLTVLQKADDDYVEDVNLKYIGYCYTFFRNDGSKANDLKFTVEKPAPFATVENKVISGITNNALTGHDFITVSLENETYDNLNEGDVVSSWFQNLPKGITARLENNYSNKEVTIRFTGTPMKKSTEAMNIVIPAGNLAGGKALSVKANSDARFDIVEAGVRTTTLDLTSDIVWYRNINGELVSKNPARSDIDDTSEGWSWYRGHNDLILDGIKLITSDSVGIRVPNATRVFLAEESDNNISVLDTDSDNAIKGIYGIGDMEISGNTGILQVTAGNTIGNFSAGIHAIGSIYYYGGNVTATAGDSSSMSFGIVSDSGISITGGTIYAKSGSVTDIDGIATAIRARYGITNEGMEVFQNVEGDYTEPAIVRDNGNTTSNYVFAGDNIASDLRITTQGTINNTGGSANITFKGTTIDLKQLPSLFTVDQNAGNRIYAVEEGGSGAGTITGSILTVTKAGTIRISLSTEKTQTHPAGAKVYAVLTVKKGEKATSPVHLSVVNATTNGGSDGKITGLTPNTKYEYKKDGASYQEVTTNERGEITGLSTGSYVVRFAENELYGASSDSLAVTIGQPDDDNGGNNGGNNGGNTGGNSGSDSDRDSGNSTTNGSRPTQAVTGAAQNAAEVDSKGNAVVSVSDKNITDAIANARAIAAQKGVNAGNIAVSIHVSTGGQDASAVTVNLPKNIQQQVISNKISSVELMIDRPDITLGINLAAVTEINKQANADVQLTAKKVDPSTLSGAAKNKIGSRPTYDLKASYEGGAKHVSNFGAGSVFVSIPYAPASDEAIGGLYAVYVDEQGNPTRVEGSAYDSNSKSLIFKTNHFSVYGLGYESPATKLTDTSGNWAKNSIDYVVNRGLINGSTETVFSPDQAITRGVLAAALGRLAAIDVNAYGNNSFTDVKADNGYRPYMEWANEKGIIQGNVNNQFAPDQAVTREEAAAIFTNYAKATGYELPVARVPFAFSDGAKIENGYQEAVAAMQKAGVIIGKEGSSFQPKASASRAEISAMLHRYIKLTINPITAQNWAKNDSGQYMYFKDGKAVSDWQTIDGVRYYFEPSGILKTGWVKDGQNWRYYDLKTMMVGFKNITDNGMEKTYYFSNEGIMVSGKWLEIEGKWYYFNKDGSLARSTKVDGYDIDETGVRK from the coding sequence ATGAAAAAACACAGACCTTTCCAGCGTTCTTTGGCATTGGCGTTATCAATGGTCATGGTGCTGGGCGGAATACCGATTCCGGTATCAGCGAATGTTCTGCCGTCAGAGAATGAACAAGAAATCATCTCATTTGAGCCATTGGCAGAAGAAACAGAATATCAATCCGTGCCAATCGGCACGAAGCTTAGGGAGCTTGACCTGCCTAAGAAATTAATGGCAACCATAGAAATAACAACTACCGGAGAAATTCCTTCCGAAACCGTGGAAGAGCCAGTGGAAGCTCCAACCGAGGAAACTGAAACGGATGGCAGCTCTCAGGAGCCCACAAAACCCCAGGAACCTGAGGAAACCAATGAAACTGAAACACCTGATGCGACCAGCAGTAACGCATTTCGGGCATATAGCGTCAGTGTCGATTCCTTTGATGAAAATGATACTGAGATTACAGATGTAGAGGAAACTCAGGTAGTGGAAAAAATTATTTCCGTACCGGTAACATGGAGCCCAGAGCAGGATTTTGAATCAGATGTGGCAGGAGATTATATTTTTGAGCCGACAATTTCTGATGAGTATGTGATTGCAGCGGGTGTAGATCTGCCGACCATTACGGTATCAGTTGGTAATATGATGCTTAGAGGAAACGGTTGGTATAAACGAACAAATGTGCTGGATTTAACAGCTGATATGGTCATGTTTCAAAATGCCATTGGGGGAATGACAGGAGCAAATCCCTTAGACTCAGATATCACAATTACTGGTGAGGGCTGGTATTGGTATTTAAATGGTTCTGAAGATTACAATTATCCTGAAAAAACTCTTTTACTTGATGGTATTAATTTAGATACTGCAGATTTCAAAAGTTTAATCGTACCTGAAGGAACGACCATTATTCTTGCGGATGGAAGCCACAATTTTATTAATAATACCTATGCATATACCCCTGAACTTAGTGTTGGTATATCCGGGGATTCCCTTACAATTGCAGGGGATGGTGAATTATATGTAACACTTGGAAGTACATCTAGTTATGGAAGCATCGGAATCGATTCTAATTCAGATTTTACGTTGGAGGATTCTAAGGTTTACATACGATTCAATAATAGTAGTGAAAATAACTATACCTTACTAACGCAGGATGGTGGCTCGGGCTTCACCGTTTATCAAAGTTCCAATAGCGGTGATTATAACATAGAAGCTACTTGGGACGAAATCCAAAGAAAGTATACCTACAATGGTGGCACTGCTGTCACTGCAGTTATGCTTGTAAATGGAACTTCCTTACACCCTGCTGCAACCATTTCAGATAAGACCGTATCTGGCAGAGCTGGAAAAATGCTCACTGGTGAAAATGATGTTACAATTTCAATCCTTAATGACTCATTGATAGAGTTACAGGAAAATGATAATGTATCCAGTTGGTTCAGCCATCTTCCAATTGGACTCACTGCAACCGTGAAAAGTTTCTTACCTGAAAGCGTTACCATTGCTTTCTCCGGAACTCCAACTGTTGAGACAGATGAAGTAATGAATATTACAATTCCAGCTGATTACTTGACGAATGGCATGTTACCTGTAACCGTTAATAACAATGCCAAATTCTATATTACTGGCAATAATCCCCGTAACAGTGACCTGGATTTGACAGCGGAAGTGTTGACCTATGCAAATACATCTGGAGGTATAGGAAATGCATCTCCTATTACAGATAATATTACAAATACGAGTGAGGGCTGGTCATGGTATTTATATGGAGATGAGGTTGCAGGGTATCCTGGGAGAACACTTGTATTAGATGGTTTGAATCTTCATGGTAAAATTAAATTACCTAGCAATGCAACAATCCTATTAGCAGATGGAAGCTTAAGCTCGGCATTGGCTCCTACAAATGTGATAGAAGGAACACAAGTAACAATCAAAGGGTCTGGTCAATTGATTGTTGAGGGGACCAGTACGGAGGGTACAACAGGGATTCGTACGACTACACTGACAATTGAAGATGGTATCGTAAGAGTATCAGCTCCATTAGCAACTAACGGTTTCATTATCAATACTAGTACCTTGAATATTACAGGCGGAACTCTTTATGCTAAATCAAATATCGGTGGTTATGCGGTTGGTTTACTAAATTTGACTCCAAATCAAGGACTTACCGTATTACAGAAGGCAGATGATGATTATGTTGAAGATGTAAATTTAAAATACATTGGTTATTGTTATACTTTTTTTAGAAATGATGGCAGCAAAGCCAATGACTTGAAATTCACCGTAGAAAAGCCAGCTCCTTTTGCCACTGTGGAAAATAAAGTTATATCCGGTATCACGAATAATGCACTTACCGGACACGATTTTATAACAGTATCTCTGGAAAATGAAACATATGACAACTTAAATGAAGGTGACGTTGTATCAAGCTGGTTCCAGAATCTACCTAAGGGAATCACTGCGAGATTAGAAAATAATTATTCTAATAAAGAAGTTACCATTCGATTTACCGGAACACCAATGAAAAAATCAACGGAAGCTATGAATATAGTTATTCCCGCAGGTAATCTGGCCGGAGGTAAAGCATTATCCGTAAAGGCCAATAGCGATGCCAGGTTTGATATCGTAGAAGCCGGAGTTCGAACCACTACTTTGGATTTAACGTCGGATATTGTTTGGTACCGCAACATAAATGGTGAACTGGTTAGTAAAAATCCTGCCAGAAGTGACATCGATGACACATCAGAAGGCTGGTCATGGTATCGTGGCCATAACGATCTTATATTAGATGGTATAAAACTAATTACCTCTGATAGTGTTGGAATCAGGGTTCCAAATGCAACAAGGGTCTTTTTGGCTGAGGAAAGTGATAATAATATAAGTGTTTTAGATACCGACAGCGATAATGCCATCAAAGGCATTTATGGTATTGGAGATATGGAAATATCAGGCAATACTGGTATCCTTCAAGTTACTGCGGGGAACACAATTGGGAACTTTAGTGCCGGCATCCATGCGATAGGCAGCATTTATTACTACGGGGGTAATGTCACAGCAACCGCAGGAGATTCTTCTTCTATGAGTTTTGGTATTGTCTCAGATAGTGGTATTTCTATTACAGGTGGTACCATATATGCAAAAAGCGGTTCAGTCACTGATATTGATGGAATAGCTACAGCCATCCGTGCAAGATACGGGATTACCAATGAAGGAATGGAAGTATTCCAAAATGTGGAAGGAGATTACACAGAACCAGCAATTGTAAGAGATAATGGCAATACAACCTCTAATTATGTATTTGCAGGAGATAATATTGCTTCCGATCTTAGAATTACAACCCAAGGAACCATAAACAATACAGGAGGTTCCGCAAACATTACGTTCAAAGGTACTACCATAGATTTAAAACAATTACCCTCATTATTTACCGTGGATCAGAACGCAGGTAATCGAATTTATGCGGTTGAGGAAGGCGGTAGTGGAGCAGGTACAATCACTGGCAGCATACTTACAGTGACAAAAGCAGGAACCATCCGCATCAGTCTTTCAACAGAAAAGACACAAACTCACCCGGCAGGTGCAAAGGTATATGCAGTCCTTACGGTGAAAAAAGGAGAGAAGGCCACTTCACCAGTTCACTTAAGTGTCGTAAATGCGACTACAAATGGCGGAAGCGATGGAAAGATTACAGGTCTTACCCCCAATACCAAATACGAGTACAAAAAAGACGGAGCTTCCTACCAAGAAGTAACTACCAATGAACGTGGGGAAATCACAGGACTGTCTACTGGGTCCTATGTGGTGCGTTTTGCAGAAAATGAACTGTATGGCGCAAGCTCTGATTCATTGGCTGTCACAATTGGTCAGCCAGATGATGACAACGGCGGCAACAACGGCGGAAATAATGGCGGTAACACAGGAGGAAACTCCGGCAGTGATTCTGACAGAGACTCCGGCAACTCAACCACAAACGGATCCCGGCCCACTCAGGCAGTCACAGGTGCTGCTCAAAATGCAGCCGAAGTTGACAGTAAGGGAAATGCAGTGGTAAGTGTATCTGATAAAAATATCACAGATGCAATTGCAAATGCCAGAGCAATCGCAGCCCAAAAGGGTGTGAACGCAGGCAATATCGCAGTATCCATCCATGTATCAACAGGCGGTCAGGATGCCTCTGCCGTTACGGTCAATCTGCCAAAGAACATTCAGCAGCAGGTAATCAGTAACAAAATTTCCAGTGTAGAGCTGATGATCGACCGTCCGGATATCACACTTGGTATCAATCTGGCAGCAGTAACCGAAATTAATAAGCAGGCAAATGCAGACGTGCAGCTTACCGCAAAAAAAGTGGATCCTTCCACACTTAGCGGTGCAGCTAAAAATAAAATCGGCTCACGTCCTACCTATGATTTAAAAGCAAGCTATGAAGGCGGAGCAAAACATGTATCTAATTTTGGAGCAGGTTCTGTATTCGTAAGCATTCCTTACGCTCCTGCATCCGATGAAGCCATTGGTGGCCTGTATGCCGTTTATGTGGACGAACAGGGAAATCCAACCCGGGTGGAAGGTTCCGCATACGACAGCAACAGCAAGAGCCTGATCTTTAAGACCAACCATTTCTCCGTATATGGACTGGGCTATGAATCTCCGGCAACAAAATTAACGGATACCAGTGGAAACTGGGCCAAAAATTCCATTGACTATGTGGTAAACAGAGGACTTATAAATGGAAGCACAGAAACCGTATTTTCACCGGATCAGGCAATTACCAGGGGAGTCCTGGCCGCAGCACTTGGCAGATTAGCGGCCATTGACGTAAACGCTTATGGAAATAACAGCTTCACTGATGTAAAGGCTGACAATGGATACCGTCCTTATATGGAATGGGCCAATGAAAAAGGAATCATACAGGGCAATGTAAATAATCAGTTCGCTCCAGATCAGGCAGTGACCCGTGAAGAGGCAGCTGCAATTTTTACAAATTACGCAAAAGCAACTGGTTATGAACTTCCAGTAGCCCGTGTTCCCTTTGCTTTTTCAGATGGAGCAAAGATTGAAAACGGATATCAGGAAGCAGTAGCTGCCATGCAGAAAGCTGGAGTTATCATTGGCAAAGAAGGAAGCAGCTTTCAACCGAAAGCAAGTGCAAGCCGCGCAGAAATATCTGCTATGCTTCACCGTTACATTAAACTGACCATCAATCCAATCACAGCACAGAACTGGGCAAAGAATGACAGTGGTCAGTACATGTACTTCAAAGATGGAAAAGCAGTTTCTGACTGGCAGACCATTGATGGTGTAAGATATTACTTTGAACCATCTGGCATATTAAAAACCGGTTGGGTCAAGGACGGCCAGAACTGGCGTTACTACGACCTTAAAACAATGATGGTTGGTTTTAAAAATATCACTGACAATGGCATGGAAAAAACATACTACTTTAGCAACGAGGGCATTATGGTATCTGGCAAATGGCTGGAGATCGAAGGGAAATGGTATTACTTTAACAAAGACGGCTCCCTTGCCAGAAGCACAAAAGTAGATGGCTATGACATTGACGAAACAGGTGTAAGAAAATAA
- a CDS encoding NAD(P)-dependent malic enzyme: protein MNYFEESLKLHERHAGKMEIRSKVQVVTRDDLSLAYTPGVAEPCRKIHENEDDVYKYTSKGNMVAVVTDGTAVLGLGDIGPKAGLPVMEGKSILFKEFAGVNAFPICLDTKEVDEIVTAVKMIAPGFGGINLEDISAPRCFEVEEKLKKELDIPVFHDDQHGTAIVVLAGVINALKVVGKDIKDVKVVVNGAGAAGTAISKLLLVCGVSNLIVCDKVGILYDGIEGVDYAKQDLAKITNPDHLTGDLSVALKGADVFIGVSAPGIVSKEMVSSMNKDSILFAMANPTPEIMPDLAKEAGAKVMGTGRSDFPNQVNNVLAFPGIFKGALEVRAKEINEEMKLAAAYAIASMIPDDELNDENVLPNALDKSVSENVAEAVKKAARETGAARI, encoded by the coding sequence ATGAATTATTTTGAGGAGAGTTTAAAGTTACATGAACGTCATGCAGGAAAGATGGAAATCAGATCTAAGGTTCAGGTAGTCACAAGAGATGATTTAAGCCTCGCTTACACACCAGGTGTTGCTGAGCCTTGCAGGAAGATCCATGAAAATGAAGACGATGTTTATAAATACACTTCAAAAGGAAACATGGTGGCAGTGGTCACAGACGGTACTGCAGTTCTTGGTCTTGGAGATATCGGTCCAAAAGCAGGTCTTCCAGTTATGGAAGGAAAGTCCATACTGTTTAAAGAATTTGCAGGTGTTAACGCATTTCCAATCTGCCTTGATACCAAGGAAGTGGATGAGATTGTAACCGCCGTTAAGATGATTGCTCCAGGCTTTGGCGGTATTAATCTTGAAGACATTTCCGCACCAAGATGCTTTGAGGTAGAAGAAAAGTTAAAAAAAGAGCTTGATATTCCAGTATTCCACGATGACCAGCATGGTACTGCTATCGTAGTGCTGGCTGGAGTGATCAATGCCTTAAAGGTTGTAGGTAAGGATATTAAAGATGTAAAAGTAGTGGTAAATGGAGCAGGAGCAGCAGGTACCGCCATCTCAAAGCTTTTACTTGTATGTGGAGTATCCAATTTAATTGTTTGTGATAAAGTGGGAATTTTGTATGATGGAATTGAAGGCGTTGATTATGCAAAACAGGATCTTGCAAAAATCACAAACCCGGATCATTTAACAGGAGATTTAAGTGTTGCATTAAAAGGCGCTGATGTATTTATCGGAGTATCGGCTCCTGGTATTGTAAGTAAGGAAATGGTCAGCTCCATGAACAAGGATTCCATTCTCTTTGCCATGGCAAATCCAACTCCTGAGATCATGCCTGATCTTGCCAAGGAAGCAGGAGCAAAGGTTATGGGAACCGGACGCTCTGATTTCCCGAATCAGGTAAATAACGTTCTTGCTTTCCCTGGAATCTTTAAGGGTGCCTTAGAAGTAAGAGCCAAGGAAATCAACGAAGAAATGAAGCTTGCAGCAGCATATGCCATCGCTTCCATGATTCCAGATGACGAGCTGAATGATGAAAATGTTCTTCCCAACGCACTGGATAAAAGCGTATCTGAAAATGTGGCAGAAGCCGTGAAAAAAGCAGCCAGAGAGACTGGTGCAGCCAGAATATAG